In Diachasmimorpha longicaudata isolate KC_UGA_2023 chromosome 7, iyDiaLong2, whole genome shotgun sequence, the following proteins share a genomic window:
- the LOC135164901 gene encoding CYFIP-related Rac1 interactor B, with translation MGKLLSLLARDESTCCTPQKYDVFLDFENAQPSDNERETFEAVQRVLKNSESILEEIQCYKGAGKEIREAISAPTEECQRKAYLTVAPLVAKLKRFYEFSLELEIVVPKILGQLCSGNLSPTQHLETQQALVKQLAEILEFVLKFDEHKMKTPAIQNDFSYYRRTLTRASLVQQDNTESDLVVGNELANRMSLFYANATPMLRVLSHATITFLMERQDIPRENITETIGTMAKVCLRMLENPNLLAQFQREETQLFVLRVMVGLVILYDHVHPQGAFVKGSNVDVKGCVKLLKDQPPCRSEGLLNALRYTTKHLNEENTPKNIKNLLAA, from the exons ATGGGTAAACTCCTGAGCCTTTTGGCTCGCGATGAGTCGACCTGCTGCACACCCCAGAAATACGACGTCTTCCTCGACTTTGAAA atgCTCAACCCTCTGACAATGAGCGAGAAACTTTCGAGGCAGTGCAGagagttttgaaaaattccgagtCTATACTCGAGGAGATACAGTGCTACAAAGGAGCTGGCAAGGAAATTCGCGAAGCTATATCAGCACCGACTGAAGAATGCCAGCGTAAAGCGTACCTGACTGTTGCACCTCTGGTTGCCAAGCTCAAGAGATTCTATGaattttctttggaactag AAATTGTGGTGCCCAAAATTCTTGGTCAACTGTGTTCCGGTAATCTCTCACCCACACAACATCTGGAAACTCAACAGGCCCTTGTAAAGCAACTGGCTGAGATTCTCGAATTTGTTCTAAAATTCGACGAACACAAGATGAAAACCCCAGCGATACAGAATGATTTTAGTTACTATCGGAGAACATTGACAAGAGCATCACTGGTGCAACAAGACAATACAGAGAGTGACCTGGTGGTTGGTAACGAACTTGCCAATCGAATGTCCTTATTCTACGCCAACGCCACACCCATGCTACGAGTGCTGAGTCACGCTACCATAACATTTTTGATGGAG AGGCAGGATATTCCGAGGGAGAATATCACAGAGACTATTGGGACAATGGCGAAAGTATGCCTGAGGATGTTGGAGAATCC AAATCTCTTGGCACAATTTCAACGAGAGGAGACACAGCTATTCGTCCTTCGTGTGATGGTGGGCTTAGTGATACTTTACGATCACGTACATCCACAGGGAGCTTTTGTCAAGGGTTCAAATGTTGATGTGAAGGGATGCGTTAAGCTTTTGAAGGATCAACCGCCCTGCAGAAGTGAGGGCTTATTAAATGCCCTTCGTTACACAACAAAACACTTGAATGAAGAGAACACACCGAAAAATATCAAGAATCTTCTAGCAGCATGA
- the Zuc gene encoding mitochondrial cardiolipin hydrolase translates to MMATVVGGLNGFLLFVDTGVFPTSQRGANYLNSSNIVFNVVLSMTSTLKLGIGFIVFSIGSEVAWQLWKKYFRKNGTSNNGKINEALIFNFESAYCREHAMRQAVCDIPHCPGRNIKKLVNFFDSVKETLDVCIYILTYKDISDAIIRAHRRGINIRLIVDSGMSETSSCSTQLSRMRRAGIKIRMHRSTVSLMHHKFAIRDEKLMILGSSNWTMQAFFGNYDASLITNEPELVRVFSTEFNRMWSTMDVTDLPSPT, encoded by the exons ATGATGGCGACAGTTGTTGGTGGGTTGAATGGCTTCCTATTGTTTGTTGATACCGGCGTTTTTCCAACTTCTCAACGTGGAgccaattatttaaattcttcTAATATTGTTTTTAATGTTGTACTCAGTATGACAAGTACTCTGAAACTTGGAATTGGGTTTATAGTATTTTCCATTGGATCTGAAGTGGCCTGgcaattatggaaaaaatactTTCGTAAAAATGGAACCAGtaacaatggaaaaattaatgaggccCTGATTTTCAATTTCGAAAGTGCCTATTGTCGTGAGCACGCTATGAGACAAGCAGTATGTGACATACCACATTGCCCCGGGAGAAACATTAA aaaattggtaaatttttttgactCCGTCAAAGAAACATTGGACGTTTGCATTTACATTCTCACGTACAAAGACATCTCAGACGCAATTATCCGAGCGCATAGAAGGGGCATCAACATCAGGCTGATTGTAGACTCAGGAATGTCAGAGACTAGTAGTTGCTCCACTCAATTGAGCCGTATGAGACGAGCAG gaaTAAAAATTCGTATGCATCGTTCCACAGTCAGTCTTATGCACCACAAATTCGCTAtaagggatgaaaaattaatgatcctTGGCAGCTCTAATTGGACTATGCAAGCGTTTTTCGGCAACTATGACGCCAGTTTGATAACGAATGAACCGGAGTTAGTTCGTGTATTTTCAACTGAATTCAACAGAATGTGGAGTACGATGGACGTGACAGATCTACCATCCCCAACCTGA